A genomic window from Aethina tumida isolate Nest 87 chromosome 4, icAetTumi1.1, whole genome shotgun sequence includes:
- the LOC109597224 gene encoding regucalcin-like: protein MSPKVETITQPAILGEGPHWDATNQCLYFVDIYGKSINKYVPATKKHTKAVIGGDIVTLIIPVEGQKDKFLISIGKQLVVVTWDGESDKVSKIEPLVTVESEGALNDGKCDATGRLWAGTLGGPNVNGKIEGKKGSLFTLINKQINTHLTGIGISNGLTWSLDNKTFYYIDSATGYLEQYDCDITNGTISNGKTILTLSKHGIPGHLDGMTIDTDGNLWIAIFNASRVIKVDPRKQDTIVQTIDIPALEVTSVAFGGPNLDELYVTSAALPVDGQPLTGPSHGATFKVTGLGVKGCAGVNVKLLL, encoded by the exons ATGAGTCCAAAAGTGGAGACTATAACCCAACCAGCAATTTTGGGTGAAGGCCCCCATTGGGACGCCACAAACCAGTGCCTGTACTTCGTGGACATTTATGGGAAGTCCATCAACAAATACGTTCCAGCCACCAAAAAGCACACCAAAGCTGTCATTG GAGGTGACATTGTGACCTTAATCATACCAGTGGAGGGCCAAAAGGATAAATTTTTGATCAGCATAGGAAAACAACTAGTGGTCGTCACCTGGGATGGTGAAAGCGACaaagtttcaaaaattgaacCTTTAGTAACTGTTGAAAGTGAAGGAGCCCTAAATGATGGAAAATGTGACGCCACTGGACGATTGTGGGCTG GTACTTTGGGTGGCCCAAACGTCAACGGCAAAATCGAAGGTAAAAAGGGCAGCCTCTTCACCTTAATCAACAAGCAAATCAACACGCACCTGACCGGAATTGGCATCTCCAACGGTCTTACTTGGAGCCTGGACAACAAAACGTTCTATTACATCGACTCAGCAACTGGTTACTTAGAACAATACGACTGTGACATCACAAATGGGACAATAT CCAACGGTAAAACCATCCTCACACTCTCCAAACATGGCATCCCCGGCCACTTGGACGGTATGACCATCGACACCGATGGTAACTTGTGGATTGCAATCTTCAACGCCAGCAGGGTCATCAAGGTGGATCCCAGGAAGCAGGACACCATCGTTCAGACCATCGACATTCCTGCTCTTGAA GTAACCTCTGTGGCTTTTGGTGGGCCCAATTTAGATGAACTGTATGTAACCAGTGCGGCCCTCCCTGTGGATGGACAACCCTTAACAGGCCCAAGTCACGGGGCCACTTTTAAGGTCACCGGATTGGGGGTCAAAGGATGTGCTGGTGTCAATGTTAAGTTGCTTTTATAA